In Yoonia sp. R2331, the following proteins share a genomic window:
- the hemW gene encoding radical SAM family heme chaperone HemW: protein MPLPNWSRAALPEDWQVAGFGLYIHWPFCQAKCPYCDFNSHVVGAIDQARWQNAYLHEITRVGRETEGRVLRSVFFGGGTPSMMDPQLVNAILEHVRSTWTIANDCEITLEANPTSVEAGRFAGYRDAGVNRVSLGVQALNDVDLKALGRLHTVREAMQAFDVARAAFDRVSFDLIYARQGQSLDQWRAELKEALAFAADHLSLYQLTIEEGTAFGDRFAAGKLRDLPDDDTAADMYLATQDLCEAAGYEAYEVSNHARRGEESRHNLIYWQSGDYAGIGPGAHGRLTLGGQRWATETPLAPTAWLRQVEMKGQGEGSREQLSAEARMTEFLLMGLRVFEGVSMERLEALGGERLLNNINNLLEHGQLQQSESLLSVAPAFRPVLNGVLRGLLAD, encoded by the coding sequence ATGCCTTTGCCAAATTGGTCAAGGGCTGCTTTGCCTGAGGATTGGCAAGTTGCGGGCTTTGGCCTGTATATTCATTGGCCGTTTTGTCAGGCCAAGTGTCCCTATTGCGACTTTAATAGCCATGTGGTCGGCGCGATTGATCAGGCGCGTTGGCAAAACGCTTATCTACACGAAATCACACGTGTCGGACGGGAAACTGAGGGCCGGGTACTTCGGTCCGTGTTCTTTGGCGGCGGGACGCCAAGCATGATGGATCCCCAACTGGTGAACGCAATTCTGGAGCATGTCCGCTCGACTTGGACCATCGCGAATGATTGCGAAATCACGTTGGAGGCCAATCCAACATCCGTCGAAGCGGGGCGTTTCGCAGGGTACCGTGATGCAGGTGTGAACCGGGTGTCCCTTGGCGTGCAGGCGCTAAATGACGTAGACCTAAAGGCCTTGGGCCGGTTGCATACTGTGCGAGAGGCGATGCAGGCCTTTGACGTCGCGCGCGCAGCGTTTGATCGTGTGTCCTTTGATTTGATCTATGCGCGGCAAGGTCAATCGTTGGATCAATGGCGAGCCGAGCTGAAAGAAGCGTTGGCATTCGCCGCGGATCACCTGTCGCTATATCAGTTGACGATCGAAGAGGGGACCGCATTTGGTGATCGGTTTGCCGCCGGTAAGTTGCGTGATTTGCCAGACGATGACACGGCGGCTGATATGTATCTCGCAACGCAGGATTTGTGTGAAGCGGCTGGGTACGAGGCTTACGAGGTGTCCAATCACGCGCGTCGTGGCGAAGAAAGCCGCCATAATCTGATTTATTGGCAATCCGGTGATTACGCTGGGATCGGACCGGGGGCGCATGGCAGGTTGACGTTGGGTGGCCAGCGCTGGGCGACAGAAACGCCTTTGGCCCCGACAGCATGGTTGCGCCAAGTCGAAATGAAAGGCCAAGGCGAAGGTTCACGAGAGCAGTTGTCGGCTGAGGCGCGGATGACAGAATTCTTGCTCATGGGGTTGCGGGTGTTCGAGGGCGTTTCGATGGAACGCTTAGAGGCGCTAGGTGGTGAAAGGTTATTAAACAATATCAATAACTTATTAGAACACGGCCAACTTCAACAGTCAGAAAGTTTACTGTCTGTCGCACCTGCGTTTCGCCCTGTCTTGAACGGTGTTTTGCGAGGGTTGCTGGCAGATTAG
- a CDS encoding ParA family protein, with product MQTPNSLNRAKIIAVANQKGGVGKTTTTINLGAALAEAGCRVLLIDLDPQGNASTGLGIDHSKRLVTTYDLLVGDATPGDAIQVSNVEDLLVIPATTDLSSADIELISNEKRSFLLHDALRQLSMDSYQLDYILIDCPPSLNILTVNAMVAADSVIVPLQSEFFALEGLSQLMLTIREVRQSANTNLRIEGIVLTMYDKRNNLSQQVEADARENLGGLVFDTLIPRNVRLSEAPSFAMPVLSYDPTSSGAQAYRALAQEILTKSKAPIRKVS from the coding sequence GTGCAGACGCCCAATAGCCTCAACCGCGCCAAGATCATCGCGGTGGCAAACCAAAAGGGCGGCGTCGGCAAAACCACGACCACAATCAACCTTGGCGCAGCGTTGGCAGAGGCAGGATGCCGCGTTTTGCTGATCGATCTCGACCCACAAGGGAATGCCTCAACTGGCCTCGGTATTGATCACAGCAAGCGTTTGGTAACCACCTATGATCTGCTCGTTGGCGACGCCACACCGGGCGACGCGATCCAGGTTTCAAATGTCGAGGATCTCCTGGTCATTCCAGCGACAACAGACCTCAGCTCTGCAGATATCGAACTGATTTCCAACGAAAAACGCAGTTTCCTTTTGCACGATGCGTTGCGGCAATTGTCGATGGATAGCTATCAACTTGACTACATCTTGATCGATTGCCCGCCATCCCTCAACATCTTGACGGTCAATGCAATGGTGGCTGCGGACTCTGTCATCGTCCCGTTACAATCTGAGTTCTTTGCTCTCGAAGGCTTGTCGCAACTCATGCTCACCATCAGAGAGGTCCGGCAATCCGCAAACACCAACCTGCGGATCGAAGGGATCGTGTTGACGATGTACGACAAACGTAACAACCTCTCGCAACAGGTCGAGGCGGACGCCCGCGAAAATCTGGGCGGTTTGGTCTTCGACACCCTCATCCCGCGCAACGTGCGGCTCAGCGAGGCGCCGTCTTTCGCGATGCCAGTCCTGTCCTACGATCCAACGTCATCTGGTGCGCAGGCCTACCGTGCGCTGGCGCAAGAAATCCTGACGAAATCCAAAGCTCCGATCAGAAAGGTCAGCTAA
- a CDS encoding ParB/RepB/Spo0J family partition protein, which yields MAKSSKPRGLGRGLSALMADVQTDAPAADAPKRPDLTLPIDSIRPNPDQPRRTFDNDALSELADSIKEKGVIQPLIVRRDPNDGQSYQIVAGERRWRASQMAQLHELPVLIRDFDDTEVLEIAIIENIQRADLNPVDEATGYRQLMDRFGHTQDQMAQALGKSRSHIANLLRLLNLPDPVLGWLATGKLTAGHARALVGHDDATKLAQHIIQKRLSVREAEKIAKTGLPQKGSKRSPAGGTAKDADTVQIEQELTAHLKMKVAIDHKPGQEGGKLTINYQSFEQLDDLLRTLGGG from the coding sequence ATGGCAAAATCATCAAAGCCGCGTGGCCTCGGCCGTGGCCTTTCGGCACTCATGGCGGATGTACAGACGGATGCGCCCGCCGCTGACGCACCCAAGCGACCCGATTTGACGCTTCCGATTGACAGCATTCGTCCCAATCCCGATCAGCCGCGCCGGACATTTGACAATGACGCGCTGTCTGAACTCGCCGACTCGATCAAGGAAAAGGGCGTGATCCAGCCCCTGATCGTGCGCCGGGACCCGAACGATGGCCAAAGCTATCAGATCGTGGCAGGCGAACGCCGGTGGCGCGCGTCACAAATGGCGCAACTCCATGAATTGCCGGTCTTGATCCGCGACTTCGACGATACCGAAGTGCTAGAGATTGCGATTATCGAGAATATCCAACGTGCTGATCTCAATCCCGTTGACGAAGCGACCGGCTATCGCCAGTTAATGGATCGCTTTGGTCACACCCAGGATCAAATGGCTCAGGCGCTCGGAAAAAGCCGGAGCCACATTGCCAACCTGTTGCGATTGCTCAATCTTCCCGACCCTGTCCTTGGTTGGCTGGCGACGGGGAAGCTCACCGCGGGCCATGCCCGTGCGCTTGTGGGCCACGATGACGCGACCAAGCTCGCACAACACATCATTCAAAAACGCCTCAGCGTGCGCGAGGCGGAAAAGATCGCCAAAACTGGCTTGCCGCAAAAGGGATCAAAGCGGAGCCCAGCTGGCGGCACAGCAAAAGACGCTGACACCGTCCAGATCGAACAAGAGCTGACCGCTCATCTTAAAATGAAGGTCGCCATCGACCACAAGCCCGGCCAGGAAGGCGGCAAGCTGACGATAAACTACCAGTCGTTCGAACAGCTTGACGATCTTTTGCGGACACTCGGTGGCGGCTAA
- the rdgB gene encoding RdgB/HAM1 family non-canonical purine NTP pyrophosphatase, producing the protein MRRFDGDQLVVATHNQGKLEEIADLLSPYGIKITSNTDHNLPEPDETETTFVGNARIKAHAAAKATGLPALADDSGIEVDGLNGAPGVYTADWSETPDGRDFVMAMTRTWNELEAVNAPYPRKARFCSTLVLAWPDGHDEVFPGVMDGQVVWPMRGDQGHGYDPMFQPDGYDITCGEMDRWEKNKISHRADAFAKLVKGCFA; encoded by the coding sequence ATGCGGCGCTTTGACGGGGATCAGCTAGTTGTAGCGACGCATAATCAAGGCAAGCTGGAAGAGATTGCTGATCTTTTGTCGCCCTATGGGATCAAGATTACCTCGAACACGGATCACAATCTGCCGGAACCTGACGAAACCGAGACCACCTTTGTCGGGAATGCGCGGATCAAGGCTCATGCAGCGGCAAAAGCCACAGGTTTGCCGGCACTTGCTGACGATAGCGGGATCGAGGTTGATGGGCTGAACGGCGCGCCCGGTGTTTACACCGCGGATTGGTCCGAAACGCCAGATGGCCGCGATTTCGTAATGGCAATGACGCGGACTTGGAATGAGTTGGAAGCGGTGAACGCGCCTTATCCACGCAAGGCACGGTTTTGTAGTACATTGGTTCTTGCATGGCCTGACGGTCATGATGAGGTGTTTCCTGGCGTGATGGACGGCCAGGTCGTGTGGCCGATGCGGGGTGATCAGGGGCATGGCTATGACCCGATGTTCCAACCCGATGGATATGACATCACATGTGGTGAGATGGATCGCTGGGAAAAGAACAAGATCTCTCACCGGGCGGATGCCTTTGCCAAATTGGTCAAGGGCTGCTTTGCCTGA
- the rph gene encoding ribonuclease PH: MRPSGRQIDQMRDVSIEVGVTRHAEGSCMIRMGDTHVLCTASVDEKVPPFMRNSGLGWVTAEYGMLPRATHTRMRREAKNGQGGRTQEIQRLIGRSLRAGVDRVALGERQITVDCDVIQADGGTRCASITGGWVALKLAVNQLMKAGVITSDPLIDPVAAISCGIYAGQEVLDLDYPEDSEAGVDGNFIMNAGKLVEVQMSAEGQTFTRDQMNGLLDLAEKGIGELNVAQMAAVS, from the coding sequence ATGCGCCCATCAGGCCGTCAGATTGATCAGATGCGTGACGTTTCGATTGAGGTCGGCGTGACCCGGCATGCGGAAGGGTCCTGCATGATCCGGATGGGTGACACCCATGTGCTGTGCACCGCGTCTGTTGACGAAAAGGTGCCGCCGTTCATGCGCAACAGCGGGCTGGGATGGGTCACGGCGGAATATGGAATGCTGCCGCGCGCGACACACACGCGCATGCGCCGCGAAGCCAAGAACGGGCAGGGCGGCCGGACGCAGGAAATCCAACGTTTGATTGGACGGTCGCTTCGGGCTGGTGTTGATCGTGTGGCGCTGGGCGAGCGGCAGATTACGGTGGATTGCGATGTGATTCAGGCCGATGGCGGCACGCGCTGTGCGTCAATCACTGGTGGCTGGGTGGCCCTAAAACTAGCCGTGAACCAGCTGATGAAAGCAGGCGTGATCACAAGTGATCCGCTGATTGATCCCGTTGCGGCAATTTCTTGTGGCATCTATGCGGGACAAGAGGTGTTGGACCTTGATTACCCCGAAGACTCTGAGGCCGGTGTTGACGGCAATTTCATCATGAACGCCGGCAAGCTGGTTGAAGTGCAGATGAGTGCCGAAGGCCAAACGTTTACCCGTGACCAGATGAATGGCCTTCTGGATTTGGCGGAAAAAGGCATTGGTGAGTTGAATGTGGCGCAGATGGCGGCTGTCAGCTAA